Part of the Verrucomicrobiota bacterium genome is shown below.
ACGACGTGGTGTACTGCGAAACCGGCCAATACGCCGCCAATATCGAGAAGGCCGCCAGCAAAGGCCCGCACACGCCAACGCCCGCCGACAGCACCGGCGCGGCCCCGGAAAAATTCGCCACCCCGGGCGTGGTGACCATCGAGGCGCTGGCGCAAGCGCCATACAATGTGGTGGCCCATCAGCAGATCAAGACGCTGGTGTATCTCGTCGCCAGCAAGATCGTCATTGTGCTGATGCGCGGGGATGACCAGTTGAATGAAGCCAAGTTCATCGGGCTCACGGGCACCAATGAACTGCGGCCCGCCACTCCCGAGGAAATTTTTGCGGCGCTGGGCGCGCACCCGGGCAGCCTTGGCGCGGTCAAGGTCGCGAAATTCACGGTGTATGCGGATGAAGTGCTGCGCGGCGCGAAAGGCATGACCACCGGCGCGAACGAGGACGGCTTCCACCTGCGCCATGTGGAAATTGACCGGGATATCCAGGTAACCCAATGGGTGGACTTGCGCACCGTGCGGGTGGGCGAACTCTGCATGACCTCCGGGCAGCCCTTGAAGATCCGCCGCGCCATCGAGGTCGGGCATGTCTTCAAGCTTGGCACCAAATACAGCGAGAAACTCAACGCGATGTTCCTTGATGAAACCGGCAAACAACAGCCGTGCGTAATGGGGTGTTACGGCATTGGCGTCACCCGCACCTTGCAGGCGGTCATCGAGCAGTGCAACGACAAGGATGGCATCCTCTGGCCCATCTCCGTAGCTCCGTATGAAGTCCTGATCACCCCGCTGGGAGTTACCCCGGGCAGCGCACCCATGAAGGTGGCGGAAGAGCTTTACGAGGCGCTATCCGCCGCCGGCGTCGAAGTCATTCTGGATGACCGCGATGATCGTCCGGGGGTCAAGTTCAAGGACGCTGACCTCATCGGCATCCCCATCCGCATCGGCATCGGCGAGAAATCCCTGGCCAAGGGCGAAATCGAGATCAAACCACGCGGTGGCAGCCTGACGTTTGCGAAGACTGAGGAAGCTGCGGCGAAGATCCTTGAACTCGTCAAGACCCAGCGGGCGCAATACAAGCTGTAGCAGGCGCCGGACGGCCCATGAACCTGAAAAGGGGGCATGGTGAGCGTAACCGCAAACGTAGGTGACGAACAACGAGTCTCAAACGGGACGGCGCGGGAAAATTATCAACCAACCCCAAGCCGCCTCAGTTACCGTTTCTTTTCTCTTCCGTAATGTACACATCCTTGCCGCGCAATAGTTCGATGATCATTTCCGCGGTGCGGTGAATTGCACCGAGATTTGCATTCACCACCGTCAGCGCATTTTGCCCGGTAACTTCCCGTAATTGGGCATCCGAAAACAACAGATCCAGAGCGCTCTCCAACCCCGCCTTATCCTGCACCTGCAAGGCGCCTTTACCCGCCACCAGCGCGGCGGCAATGGGCTGGAAATTTTGCATATTGGGACCAAACACGACTGGTTTTCCCAGCGCAGCGGGTTCGAGCGGATTCTGCCCGCCTTCCGCCGAGAGACTCTTCCCGATAAAGGCCACATCGGCATACTCATAAAAGAACTTCAGTTCGCCGGTGGTGTTGACCACCAGGCAATCCACTGACCCGGGTTTGCGTTTGGTCTGCTCTGTCATCTCCTTGCGATAGACAATTCTTAGGCCTGCCTTGGCCACGTCGGCACCCGCTTCCCCAGCCCGTTCAGAGTGGCGCGGCACAATAATCAGGAACAGGTCAGGGTGTTTTTGGCGCAACCGCAGGAACACTTCAGCCAGGATGGCTTCCTCACCAGCGTGG
Proteins encoded:
- a CDS encoding proline--tRNA ligase, which gives rise to MKWSHALIPTLKETPAEAEILSHKLLLRAGLIRKLAGGLYTFLPLGLRVLRKVENIIREEMDRAGALEILMPALQPPEIWQQSGRYETAREVLYKVRDRSNKEWVLGPTHEEVVTTLAAGEINSYRQLPRNFYQIQVKFRDEIRPRFGLMRAREFIMKDAYSFDTTDAAAQVSYQKMYEAYTRIFARCGLKSFPVEADTGVIGGKFSHEFMVPAETGENDVVYCETGQYAANIEKAASKGPHTPTPADSTGAAPEKFATPGVVTIEALAQAPYNVVAHQQIKTLVYLVASKIVIVLMRGDDQLNEAKFIGLTGTNELRPATPEEIFAALGAHPGSLGAVKVAKFTVYADEVLRGAKGMTTGANEDGFHLRHVEIDRDIQVTQWVDLRTVRVGELCMTSGQPLKIRRAIEVGHVFKLGTKYSEKLNAMFLDETGKQQPCVMGCYGIGVTRTLQAVIEQCNDKDGILWPISVAPYEVLITPLGVTPGSAPMKVAEELYEALSAAGVEVILDDRDDRPGVKFKDADLIGIPIRIGIGEKSLAKGEIEIKPRGGSLTFAKTEEAAAKILELVKTQRAQYKL